Within the Halorhabdus rudnickae genome, the region AATGTGGAACCGGATCCCGCTGTCGCAGACGATTGACCCTGCAAGCTGTCGCCGGGGTTGTAATGCGGTCGGGTCGCGTCATTCAATACCACCGCCGACAAAACCACTGTCGTGAGCGACGATCAACCCTCGCGTCACGACCGCCTGGACCGCCACCAACTCGGGGGGTCGCGCAACTCGCTTCGTCACTGGATCTGGACCCGGAACCCGATCTGGATGCTCGTCGTTCCTGCGATCATCTGGGTTCTTAGACTGGTACCCAGCGTCCGCCTGAAGAACGTTGTCCTGCGGGCACTCGGTGCCGAGGTCGGCGACGGAGTGGCGCTTGCGTTCGGCGCGACGCCGGACATACTCTGGCCCGATCTGCTCGTCCTCGAGGACGACGCCATCGTCGGCTACGACGCGACCCTGCTCTGTCACGAGTATCTTCAGGACGAGTATCGGACGGGCGAGGTCGTGATCGGCGAACGGGCGATGATCGGCGCCGGGGCGATCGTCCTGCCGGGCGTCCACGTCGGCCAGGATGCACAGGTTGCGGCGAACTCACTGGTGACCGAGGACGTGCCGGAAGGGACGACCGTCGCGGGCGTACCGGCAGAAGTCGTCTCTGGAGAGTCCTGAGGCGGCTACCGGATTCTGGTGATCCCCGATCGGAGCACGCGCTGGTTGGGGATGATGAACTCGCCGTCGTCGCTCTCGACGTGTGTGACGAAGACGTCGATCTCCTGGACGACGCCACGGTTGCCGTCGATCTCGACCTCGTCGCCGATGCTGTATGGTTCGGACAATAGCAGATAAATCCCGGCCGCACCCGCACGCAGCAGGTCACGGAATGCCAGACCGATCAAAAAGAGTAGCCCGACGGCGTAGACCCCGAGTAGGACGATCAGAGCAGCGGTCGCCACACCGAGTTGGCCAAGCGCGACCAGCCCAGCCACGTAGAAGATACTGTATTTGACCAGTGCCGGCAGTAGCGTTACTTCCGGGAGTTTGATGCTCTTGAGACGTTCGCTGACCGCCAGCGAGGCCTTGTCGCCGACCACGAGCCCGACGATCACGACGATCGCCGCGAGGAACAGGCTCGGGAGATATCCCGTAACGCGCGTCCAGAATAGCTGGGTATCCATCAGCTGGGCGATCTGCAGTGCGATAAACAGTGCCAGCACGTAGACGAACAGCGCCGATAGCTGAGCGAGGACGCCGACCGTCGACAGCCCGAGGTTACGCATCGTTCGCTCGAAGACTGTCCCCTCGACAGCCTCGTCGACGTTCATCCGCAACAGGAGGCTGCGTGTCCCGCGCCAGACCAGATACCCCGCCACGGCGCCGATAAACAGGACGATAACCGCGACTGTCACCGCCGTCTCCTCGGAGAAGAGTGTCCGAATGATTTCGGCGACGTCGACCATCAATACTCCTCCGGATCGAGTTCGAGAATCAGCTCGCCGCGCTTGAACGCCCGGACCAGTCCGTCACTTTCCGAAAGGACGATCGCCGTGGCGTTGGTGTCCCGCGTGATCGCCCCGGCCGCCATGTGACGGGCCCCCAGGCCCTTCGGGATGTCCACGCCCTCGGCGGAGGGTTCGAGGTACCGGTAGGCCGAGACGATTTTCCCCGCGTCGCTGATAACGAACGCGCCGTCCAGCCGCGAGAACTCCTTGAGCATCACGTTCACGATGGGATCGCCCACGTGGACGTGGCTCTTCTCGAAGGGATTGTAGCTGAGCGGGCGGGACTTGTTCATGACCTTCCCCGCGTCGCCCACGACGAACAGCGCGCCGACCGGCTTGCCCTTCTGGCCCTTCTTGCCGAGTTCGATCGCCACTTCGACGACGTCACGGATAACTCCCGGCTCCGCACGTGAGTTGACGAACAGATCGTAGACGCCGGATTCGGTGAACTCCCCGGCCCGAATCCGCACGGCCGTGTCCACGTCGTCCCCATAGGTCGTCGCCAGACACAGCAACTGGTCGTTCTCGCCGACGTACTCCTTTTCGAGCGCGCCCTCGATGCCGAAGCGAATCCGGTCTGAGAGTTCCGAGAACTCCACCGGCAACTCCACGAACTGATCTGCCCCCCGCTCGTCCTCGTCGCTCACCACCACCACGTCGTGGTCCTCGATCAATCGATCGTGGAGGTCCGATCCGGGACTGAAGAGCACAACCCCATCCAGATCGGCCGCAAGTGAACCGAGAACGTCGTCGATCTCGCTCATTATCGTATCAGATAACCTAACAGGAAAAAAGCTTTGTGGGCGGGTCCGACGGGGATCGATTTCGGGGATTCGCGGTAGGCAACACATCGTGCGTGAAAAATGTCCCCGCTGGCATCGTCAGTCCTGCCAGTACTGGCTGGTACTGTCAGTCTTGCCCAGTTTCGCACTGGTCTGACGACTCGGCGAGACAACACCGATCCCACGACCATCCCGTGGTGAGCGTGACAGTCCCGTCGCGATTCGGGGTGTCTACTCTCGTCGATACGGTGTCTCCCATCGCGTGCCCGTACACGCTGAGGGTGGTCGTCTGCCGGAGCACGTTCACCGGAATGTACAGTACGGTCGAGGCAGTTGGGCCACCGAACCATCGCCAGGTCCTGCGGGCGTTGGACTCGGACAAATAGACACCGCGACCATAGAGCGGTTCTCCCTCCCCGCCGATGTCGTACTGTTCCACCGTTTCGCCCGTGCTGTCGTGCAATTCGATCCGTTCACATCGGTATGCGAGGTCCCGGTCGTCTTCCCTCGCCGGAACACGCGTCCGCTCGAAGGTGAACTGGACGGGCTCGTAGGTCCGTTCGAGGACGCTGTTCGTCGATTCGAGGCTCGAATCCAGTACCCGCAAGTAGTCCATCCCACTGGTCTCATCCGGCTCGACGGCGGTGGACTCGTGCCACTCGTTGAACGACGTCACCAGGAGTCCACCGACAGAACTATCGACGTGCTGGCTCGCAATCTCGGTCACGCGCTCGAAACGGTCCTGGGTAGCGGGCCACGTGAATTCCTCCGCATCTGGGGTCTCGAAACCGGGAATCGTCGTCGGGAAGAAATCCGTCTGCGTCGCGTCCGCGGCTGCGTGCCACTGCAGGTACAGGTCCGCGAGACGCTCGTCGAACGACGCACCGCCGGACTGTGATTGCTCAGCCAGTCCGGCGATGGTGTACGTGTTGACGCCGTCGAACGCACGCATTCGCTGCCGATCAGCGGGCGTCGGTGCTGCCGTTCCGGTCATGTCCGCTAGTAAGTACACGTCGTGATCGATCCGATCACGAAGCGCGTCGATCGCTGCCGGGACGTCACCGCGAAACTCCCGGGCGCCGTAGACGAACACAACTGGCCGGCCGTCGATCCGTTGATAGCTTGGCCGATCGAACAACCTTTCGAGGGACTTGAAATCCGAGACGAGCGTCTCCCGGACACGCTCGTCTTCGATGTCGACGCCGCCTTCGCCCGACAGTCGGCCCACCGTTTCGTAGAGGATGGCAAACCCGACGTTCGTCCCATCTAGAGCCGGTGCGAGTGTCGAACGGATGATCTCGTCTGTCCGTGTCTCCGGCCCCCACCAACTGGCCGACAGCCAGTCGATGCCGGCGGAGTCTGCCCAGTCTCGATGGCGTTCGACCACGTCTCTGGACTGCGAGTCATAGACGCCCATCTCGGGCGTTCGTACGAGCCCGTCAGTGTGCCCGCCGGGTCCGTACCACGGGTAGTAATGCGCACCGACGAGCAGCTCGTCAACTGTCGCCTGTGTCACGCGTTCGCCCTCCTGTGAATCCATCTCTCGGCTCGTCTCCGCCGACAGCTGGGTTCGGTCGGTCTGTCTACCCCGATCGGCTTCCCCCCGACCGCCGCGACGTACACGGAGAGCGCTGACCGTCGCTCCTGTGGTGAGCCCAGTGAACAGGAACGATCGGCGGGTTGACTTCCCCATGTACGGATCTCGGTTGGCACCGCTCTTTACCTTCTTCCTCCAAATACAACAACTGATAATGGCTTCTAGCCTATGTGTTCGCATTATGCAATCGAGCTTTAGAACGATTCAATTCACGTATCTCTTGGTGAGCGTGTCTGAGACGCGATCGATACCGGCGGAAGAATGTCATCGGCGCTCGGATCGGTGAGATCGAACGCTGTCGATTCGGTTTTCGATAGCTGAAATTAGCGGCCGAACACGGCGTGAAAGTGTGGCGAGTGGATCTGTTTCGGGGAGTCCGAAGAGGCGAGCTGACAGCACCAGAAGCGGGAACCAAATCATGTAGTTCTGGAGGGACCGCCAGTGGAACCAGAGAACGACTGCCGGGAACGCGAGGATGCCGACGCCGAGCCGATCGTAGTACGTCCAGGCCACGTCGAGCGTCACGACGAACGCGAGGACGACGACGATCGTAAATGCCGTTTTGACCGTTCCCGGAGACAGGGCTGTCATCTCGAGTAGCGGATCGACGAACATGGCTGGTCCGACGCCACTAGATGGCAGAGAGGCCCTGATCGGGATGGTGACGGCATGGACGTATTCGGCCGGACCCGTCCAGAGCACGAACGGGAGATTGATCACCGCCGTCGCTGCGAGACCGGTTGGGATCCACGTCTTCAGATAGTCGAGTCCGTGCGTCCGGTAGGCCATGATCGCGAAGAATGGGGCGATGACGATCGGCTGTGGCCGGTAGGACGCCGCCAGGGCGAACGCCACCGCGCTCAACCGGGGCCGGTGAAAAGTCACCAGCGCGAGGATAACGAACACGACCCAGCCCATGTCCGGCACGTAACTCGCGGGGAAGATGATCAGATTCCAGTCCAGAAGGAAAAACACCGGAACGAACACGCGCAGTTCCTTTCTGGCCACGGCCATCAACAGCAGTGCGACGAGTGCGACCACGATGACGTCCTGTAAGGCCCCGCTAATGCCGAGTACCCGTGCTGGGGTATACCAGATCGTCGCCATCGGTGGATAGTCGAGTGTCGTCACGATGGTCTCCGGATTCGTGCGATCGCCGGCCCCGACGGGCGTTCGGTAGTACGCCGGCACGTTCGCGAGAATCTCTGCCGTGTAGTTCGCGTGGTAGGGATTGACTCCGGACAGCAGTGACTTCGCCCCCTCGTACTGTAAGACGTACGCGTCGGTCATTCCCCCGATTACGCGTGATCGGACGGTTGGTGACGCGAACACCTTTTTCAGAAACAGGTATCCCGTTCCGACGTACGCGATCGGGACGAGATATGCCAGCTTTCCCATTCGGTCGGCCCACTCCGAACCGACACTACAGAGAAACAGAAACGCGAGGACGTACAGAGCGATCGTCCCGGCCATCGCCAGCGGCGGCGACACGTACGTGAACGTCGCTTCGAGACCTGTTCCGTCGATGGATTTCTCGCCCGTGTTGTACAGGACGAGGTTCCCGTAAGTCATCGCCAGCAACCCCATAGCGATCAGCCCCAGATTCAGTATCTGATCGGATAGCCACTCATATCCTTTCTCTCCGGGTTCGGGAGTGGAACCGTCAGGTCCACCCAGTCGGTTGCTCTCGCGAAACGAATCCGCTCGCGCCGATACCCGCACGCTGGACTGACTCGTTGACTTCTTCTCATCGTCGGCCGTCGTCATTGTTTTTCCCCCTGCCGCGTCGTGATCTGTGTTCGTACTCCCAGTCCGACGAGTCCCTCTAGACGTTGCCGACATGGTTCCACCCACGTTCCGCGATCGTCGCGCGTCACGACGTATTCACAATTCGTGGCTGTCGCTGCTGTATCGTGGACCGCTACGCCCGCCGGATTCGGCGATCGAGTGCGTGGCAACACGTCGCTGTAGATCAGTACTTGCCCCAGCCTGGGATACTGCCCGAAGTGCGTACTCCAGGGGAACCCCCACGTCCCGGTGAACGCGAGGTCCGCCGCTTCGGCGTCCGTCCGGGCGATCGTCTGCCCGGCCGAGACGAACTCCCCGCTCGCGATCGACCCATCGCTCCCCCACTCGACGCGCTGTGGTTTCGCGGGTTCGCTCACCAGACCGTACTGGAACCCCAGTACGGAGACCACGAGTACCGCTGCCAGCAGGACAGTGACCACCGCCGTTGCTCTGCCTGCGCGTGCCGCTTGTCCTTCTCCATCCGTGCCGGCCACAGGGGTATCGAGCCACTGGCGGCCGTCTCCGGCGATGGACGGTTCGATCCTCGCGACCGTCGCCGAGAGGACCCAGCCACTGCCGATGGCAAGCGGTGCCAGCACGGCCCAGGTGTAGTACTGGTGGATCTGGTAGCCGTTGGCGAGCAGGATCGGGATCGCCAGGCCGCTCGCCAGCCAGCTCCCGAGCACTGCCGTTTCGAAGGACGGCTTTCGTAGCCACTGGATCCCGGTCAGGAGACATCCCCCGATAGCGAGAGGGAATGTGGCCACCAGACTGATCGACAGCGGCGTCAGACCCCGCGCCCATCGCAGCCAGAGTCTGTCCAGAGACAGTAGTACGGAGAAGTCGTTCCAGAGCGCGTATCGAACGAGTCCACCCCCGTCGACGGGCTGTACGCCGGTGGCGACGTACACCACAAGGACCCCCAACAATCCGACGTATACGAAGACTCTAGCCCGTACCCACTGCCCCGAATACGCGGCAATCACGACCAGCGGGAGGAGGATCGTCGCCTCCCAGAGGTGGACCGTGATCGCCGCGAGAAACGCCCCCAGGGCGAGTCCGAACCACTGCCGTCGCCCCGTTTCGGCCGCCAGCAGCATCGCGGCGACGCTCGCGGTCGTCAGGGCGATGCTCAACGTCTCCGGCATGTATCCTGTCGAAAGGTACCTGAACAGCGGATGGATCCAAAGTACTGCTGCGGCGAACATACCGGCTCGGTGGGATACAAGCCGGGTGCCGACGGACGCGACCAGCAGC harbors:
- a CDS encoding acyltransferase, which gives rise to MSDDQPSRHDRLDRHQLGGSRNSLRHWIWTRNPIWMLVVPAIIWVLRLVPSVRLKNVVLRALGAEVGDGVALAFGATPDILWPDLLVLEDDAIVGYDATLLCHEYLQDEYRTGEVVIGERAMIGAGAIVLPGVHVGQDAQVAANSLVTEDVPEGTTVAGVPAEVVSGES
- a CDS encoding mechanosensitive ion channel domain-containing protein → MVDVAEIIRTLFSEETAVTVAVIVLFIGAVAGYLVWRGTRSLLLRMNVDEAVEGTVFERTMRNLGLSTVGVLAQLSALFVYVLALFIALQIAQLMDTQLFWTRVTGYLPSLFLAAIVVIVGLVVGDKASLAVSERLKSIKLPEVTLLPALVKYSIFYVAGLVALGQLGVATAALIVLLGVYAVGLLFLIGLAFRDLLRAGAAGIYLLLSEPYSIGDEVEIDGNRGVVQEIDVFVTHVESDDGEFIIPNQRVLRSGITRIR
- the dacZ gene encoding diadenylate cyclase DacZ, with translation MSEIDDVLGSLAADLDGVVLFSPGSDLHDRLIEDHDVVVVSDEDERGADQFVELPVEFSELSDRIRFGIEGALEKEYVGENDQLLCLATTYGDDVDTAVRIRAGEFTESGVYDLFVNSRAEPGVIRDVVEVAIELGKKGQKGKPVGALFVVGDAGKVMNKSRPLSYNPFEKSHVHVGDPIVNVMLKEFSRLDGAFVISDAGKIVSAYRYLEPSAEGVDIPKGLGARHMAAGAITRDTNATAIVLSESDGLVRAFKRGELILELDPEEY
- a CDS encoding glycoside hydrolase family 99-like domain-containing protein, with the protein product MGKSTRRSFLFTGLTTGATVSALRVRRGGRGEADRGRQTDRTQLSAETSREMDSQEGERVTQATVDELLVGAHYYPWYGPGGHTDGLVRTPEMGVYDSQSRDVVERHRDWADSAGIDWLSASWWGPETRTDEIIRSTLAPALDGTNVGFAILYETVGRLSGEGGVDIEDERVRETLVSDFKSLERLFDRPSYQRIDGRPVVFVYGAREFRGDVPAAIDALRDRIDHDVYLLADMTGTAAPTPADRQRMRAFDGVNTYTIAGLAEQSQSGGASFDERLADLYLQWHAAADATQTDFFPTTIPGFETPDAEEFTWPATQDRFERVTEIASQHVDSSVGGLLVTSFNEWHESTAVEPDETSGMDYLRVLDSSLESTNSVLERTYEPVQFTFERTRVPAREDDRDLAYRCERIELHDSTGETVEQYDIGGEGEPLYGRGVYLSESNARRTWRWFGGPTASTVLYIPVNVLRQTTTLSVYGHAMGDTVSTRVDTPNRDGTVTLTTGWSWDRCCLAESSDQCETGQD
- a CDS encoding glycosyltransferase family 39 protein; the protein is MRREWGTRIVLGVLPAVLLAPRVLVPMPKWFYFDREIAGYFQALAYWRDPIGQFLYNTPAESLSSIHLHSLLSAPLVGLGFVQGGRVVSLGAAIVASLLVASVGTRLVSHRAGMFAAAVLWIHPLFRYLSTGYMPETLSIALTTASVAAMLLAAETGRRQWFGLALGAFLAAITVHLWEATILLPLVVIAAYSGQWVRARVFVYVGLLGVLVVYVATGVQPVDGGGLVRYALWNDFSVLLSLDRLWLRWARGLTPLSISLVATFPLAIGGCLLTGIQWLRKPSFETAVLGSWLASGLAIPILLANGYQIHQYYTWAVLAPLAIGSGWVLSATVARIEPSIAGDGRQWLDTPVAGTDGEGQAARAGRATAVVTVLLAAVLVVSVLGFQYGLVSEPAKPQRVEWGSDGSIASGEFVSAGQTIARTDAEAADLAFTGTWGFPWSTHFGQYPRLGQVLIYSDVLPRTRSPNPAGVAVHDTAATATNCEYVVTRDDRGTWVEPCRQRLEGLVGLGVRTQITTRQGEKQ